One genomic window of Thioclava sp. GXIMD4216 includes the following:
- a CDS encoding HAD family hydrolase, which translates to MLGFDADDTLWQNARFFRLTQERFAELMGEFVEKPHLDARLLAAERRNIGRYGFGVKGFTLSMIETAIEVSEARVDATVIAELLQAGREMLAHPIELLPHVEDTIATLSQDHKLVLITKGDLLDQERKLAQSGLGPYFQAVEVVSEKTAATYTRLFNRHGRGATNGVMVGNSMKSDILPMLQAGGHAVHIPDGAQPWALDHAEPPESHPRLTTLGSMANLVESIRIITRP; encoded by the coding sequence ATGCTGGGTTTCGACGCCGATGACACGCTTTGGCAAAATGCGAGGTTCTTCCGGCTCACACAGGAGCGATTTGCCGAATTGATGGGCGAATTTGTCGAGAAGCCCCATCTGGACGCGCGGCTTCTGGCGGCAGAGCGCCGCAACATCGGGCGCTATGGCTTTGGCGTCAAAGGGTTTACATTGTCGATGATCGAAACCGCCATCGAGGTTTCCGAGGCCCGCGTCGATGCCACAGTGATCGCCGAATTGTTGCAGGCAGGGCGCGAGATGCTGGCCCATCCCATCGAATTGCTGCCCCATGTCGAAGACACGATTGCCACGCTCAGCCAGGATCACAAACTTGTCCTGATCACCAAAGGCGATCTTCTCGATCAGGAACGCAAATTGGCGCAATCGGGGCTGGGCCCCTATTTTCAGGCGGTCGAGGTGGTTTCGGAGAAAACCGCCGCAACCTATACCCGCCTCTTCAACCGTCACGGGCGCGGGGCAACCAACGGCGTGATGGTTGGAAATTCAATGAAATCAGACATCCTGCCGATGCTTCAGGCAGGCGGCCATGCGGTCCACATTCCCGATGGTGCACAGCCCTGGGCGCTGGATCATGCCGAACCGCCCGAGTCCCATCCTCGACTCACCACGCTTGGCTCTATGGCGAATCTGGTGGAGTCGATCCGCATTATCACGCGCCCGTGA
- the clpS gene encoding ATP-dependent Clp protease adapter ClpS, with protein MMADDENGNDGDAGLATKTRPKTRKPPMYKVMLLNDDYTPMEFVVHILERFFGLNHAQAFEIMLTVHKKGLAVVGVFSFEIAETKVAQVMDFARRHQHPLQCTMEKE; from the coding sequence ATGATGGCCGATGATGAAAATGGCAATGACGGCGATGCCGGCCTTGCTACGAAAACGCGGCCGAAAACCCGTAAGCCTCCGATGTATAAGGTGATGCTGCTGAATGATGATTACACTCCGATGGAGTTCGTGGTGCATATCCTCGAGCGGTTCTTCGGCCTCAATCATGCGCAGGCCTTCGAGATTATGTTGACCGTGCATAAAAAGGGTCTGGCGGTTGTTGGCGTGTTCTCCTTCGAGATCGCCGAGACCAAGGTTGCGCAGGTCATGGATTTTGCGCGCCGCCATCAGCACCCGCTGCAATGCACGATGGAAAAGGAATGA
- a CDS encoding class I SAM-dependent methyltransferase: protein MTHPRLSLALEQAPLPEDGTILVIGALAETDLSDLPKDRLELVQGFAPDHAGLSARGFAVSPAPQSSDYAAAVIFLPRAKQEARNALARLCDLVIGGGMIVVDGAKNDGVDSVLKSLKPLVAPSAAIAKAHGKVFRFAARRGALADWVVQAQTPTEGFVTTPGVFSADKVDAGSALLAQALPGRLPARLADLGAGWGWLSAQILAREGVETLDLVEADYAALDCAKRNITDPRASFHWEDVTGYEPAARYSGIIMNPPFHVGHAGDPNLGQAFIRKAASMLSLSGKLWMVANRHLPYEDTLRQVFHHVEEIGGNAQFKLFFAEKPLTKSQVSKSQAAKADTQTKRGR from the coding sequence ATGACACATCCCAGACTTTCGCTGGCGCTGGAACAGGCGCCCCTGCCGGAGGACGGCACGATCCTTGTGATCGGCGCTCTGGCCGAAACCGATCTCTCCGATCTGCCGAAGGACCGGCTGGAGCTGGTACAGGGCTTTGCGCCCGATCACGCGGGGCTATCCGCGCGTGGCTTTGCCGTTAGCCCCGCGCCGCAGTCATCTGACTATGCGGCGGCGGTGATCTTTCTGCCCCGCGCCAAGCAGGAGGCCCGCAACGCTTTGGCACGCCTATGCGATCTGGTGATCGGCGGCGGGATGATCGTGGTGGATGGCGCCAAGAATGACGGTGTGGATTCGGTTCTGAAATCGCTCAAGCCTCTGGTGGCGCCCTCGGCGGCGATTGCCAAGGCGCATGGGAAGGTGTTCCGCTTTGCCGCGCGCCGTGGGGCTCTGGCTGATTGGGTCGTGCAGGCGCAAACCCCTACCGAGGGCTTTGTTACCACCCCCGGCGTGTTCTCGGCGGATAAGGTTGATGCGGGTTCGGCCCTTCTGGCGCAGGCGCTGCCGGGCCGCCTTCCGGCGCGTCTGGCCGATCTGGGCGCGGGCTGGGGCTGGCTGTCGGCGCAGATCCTTGCGCGTGAGGGCGTTGAGACGCTGGATCTGGTCGAGGCCGATTACGCCGCCCTCGACTGCGCCAAGCGCAATATCACCGACCCGCGTGCCAGCTTCCATTGGGAGGATGTCACGGGCTACGAGCCTGCCGCCCGCTATTCCGGTATCATTATGAACCCGCCCTTCCATGTGGGCCATGCGGGGGATCCGAACCTCGGGCAGGCCTTTATCCGCAAAGCGGCCTCTATGTTGTCGCTTTCGGGCAAGCTCTGGATGGTGGCCAACCGCCATCTTCCCTATGAAGACACGCTGCGGCAGGTCTTCCACCATGTCGAGGAAATCGGCGGCAATGCGCAGTTCAAACTGTTCTTCGCGGAAAAGCCCCTGACGAAATCGCAGGTGAGCAAATCGCAGGCCGCAAAGGCCGATACTCAGACCAAACGCGGCCGCTAA
- a CDS encoding SDR family oxidoreductase, whose product MSLSISGKTAIVTGAAHGIGLAIARHFVDRGANVMFADIDESRLKDEFADTDTSEGPVRTFAGDLCQKLNVANLLSATIDAFDRVDILVNTNRCFTPCDPLDPDQSVLDDMLQQNMKSSLRISQLTAKRMIAQAEKDGRTEGEIGSIINISTLASTRSQPETLAYSIACAAQEQAVRGLAVALAPHRIRVNGVSFASVMSRSLQDALKENAEWREEIIEGTPLGRIAAPNELAETVQFLASSGASFTTGQIIRIDGGRGLLDAVQVPVF is encoded by the coding sequence ATGTCGCTTTCCATTTCCGGCAAGACCGCCATTGTGACGGGCGCGGCCCACGGGATCGGGCTTGCCATTGCGCGCCATTTCGTGGATCGCGGGGCCAATGTGATGTTTGCCGATATCGACGAAAGCCGTCTGAAGGACGAGTTCGCCGATACCGACACATCCGAGGGGCCGGTGCGGACTTTTGCCGGTGATCTGTGCCAGAAGCTGAATGTGGCGAATCTTCTGTCGGCGACCATCGATGCCTTTGATCGGGTGGATATTCTGGTCAATACCAACCGCTGCTTCACGCCCTGCGACCCGCTGGACCCTGACCAGAGCGTGCTGGATGACATGCTGCAGCAGAATATGAAATCCTCGCTGCGGATTTCCCAGCTGACCGCCAAGCGTATGATTGCGCAGGCCGAGAAAGACGGGCGCACCGAGGGCGAGATCGGGTCGATCATCAATATCTCGACGCTGGCCTCGACGCGCTCGCAGCCCGAAACTCTGGCCTATTCCATCGCCTGTGCGGCGCAGGAACAGGCGGTGCGCGGGCTGGCCGTGGCTTTGGCGCCGCATCGCATTCGGGTAAACGGGGTCAGCTTTGCCTCTGTCATGAGCCGCTCTTTGCAGGACGCTCTGAAGGAAAACGCCGAATGGCGCGAAGAGATCATCGAGGGCACGCCCTTGGGCCGGATCGCCGCGCCGAATGAACTGGCCGAGACGGTGCAGTTTCTGGCATCCTCGGGCGCCAGCTTTACCACCGGCCAGATCATCCGCATCGACGGCGGGCGCGGGTTGCTGGATGCGGTGCAGGTTCCGGTTTTCTGA
- the hemF gene encoding oxygen-dependent coproporphyrinogen oxidase translates to MTDQPLFEDEKARASQWFSDLRDKIVAAFEGLEDSQVTGPHAEAPAGRFEVTPTVRTGPDGEDHGGGKMSVMRGGRVFEKVGVNISTVWGTLGERAQKAMAARGVPGMADDPRFWASGISLVAHMQNPQTPAVHMNTRMFWTPGAWWFGGGADLNPCIEYDEDTAEFHAALKAACDGHDASYYPRFKDWADEYFYIPHRNRARGVGGIFYDDLNTGDWAKDFAFTQDVGRAFLKAFLPVTEKRRNQPWTDADREAQFIHRGLYAEYNLVYDRGTKFGLETGHNADAVLMSLPPIAKWV, encoded by the coding sequence ATGACCGACCAGCCCCTGTTCGAAGACGAAAAAGCCCGCGCCAGCCAGTGGTTTTCCGATTTGCGCGACAAGATCGTGGCCGCGTTCGAAGGGCTGGAGGACAGTCAGGTCACGGGCCCCCATGCCGAAGCGCCCGCAGGCCGTTTCGAGGTCACGCCCACCGTCCGCACAGGCCCCGATGGCGAGGACCACGGCGGCGGCAAGATGAGCGTCATGCGCGGGGGCCGTGTCTTCGAGAAGGTGGGCGTCAATATCTCGACCGTCTGGGGCACATTGGGCGAGCGCGCGCAAAAGGCGATGGCCGCGCGTGGCGTGCCGGGCATGGCGGATGACCCGCGCTTCTGGGCCTCGGGGATCAGCCTTGTGGCGCATATGCAGAACCCGCAAACCCCTGCGGTGCATATGAATACGCGAATGTTCTGGACGCCGGGGGCATGGTGGTTTGGGGGTGGGGCGGATCTGAACCCCTGTATCGAATATGACGAGGACACCGCCGAATTCCACGCGGCACTCAAGGCGGCCTGCGACGGGCATGACGCAAGCTACTACCCGCGGTTCAAGGACTGGGCGGATGAGTATTTCTATATTCCGCACCGCAATCGCGCCCGTGGTGTGGGCGGCATCTTCTATGACGATCTGAACACCGGCGATTGGGCCAAGGATTTCGCCTTTACGCAGGATGTGGGCCGCGCTTTCCTCAAGGCCTTCCTGCCGGTGACCGAAAAACGCCGCAACCAGCCCTGGACCGATGCCGACCGCGAGGCGCAATTTATCCATCGCGGGCTTTATGCCGAATATAATCTGGTCTACGATCGGGGAACGAAGTTCGGTCTGGAAACCGGTCACAATGCCGATGCGGTCTTGATGAGCCTTCCGCCGATAGCCAAATGGGTGTGA
- a CDS encoding DEAD/DEAH box helicase gives MSIDIAIHPALASALEKKGYETLTPVQTAVGDPALAEKDLLVSAQTGSGKTVAFGLAMSAQLLAEGVPTRADVPRAIVIAPTRELALQVKREFEWLYGAAGMIIAGAVGGMDPRNERRALERGAHIVVGTPGRICDHIRRGALDLSELQVAVLDEADEMLDLGFREDLEFILNEAPEERRTLMFSATVSPEIERLAGTFQKDAQRISTIDRKAQHSDIEYRALVVDRSDRENAIINLLRFYEARNAIVFCGTRAMVTHLTTKLLNRGFAVVALSGELSQEERSRALQMMRDGRARVCIATDVAARGIDLPGLELVIHADLPQNKEALLHRSGRTGRAGSKGVSALVVPINIKAKAERLLKFANLTADWAPAPSAEEVLERDRVRMLEQPSLVEPIQDDEKEAVQALLKRFDATELAAAVARAFIAGRSAPEDITPISVDGPKPRAKVEFERSTWMRLSMGRDSGTDPKWLLPMLCRAGDLTRRDIGAIRIMNDHTFVQIHADAADRFLQSVGPERSLEDKCGVDVLDKAPEGLDRPNPRPAKWDRKPGGPRRDFGDRGDRGDREFKKPHRKGGSDDGAPRKSWKSRDEAGEGKAGKFSKPAGKSFKDKPNPKDKGKPKAKYGKPGKK, from the coding sequence ATGAGCATTGATATCGCCATTCACCCCGCGCTTGCCTCCGCGCTGGAGAAGAAAGGCTACGAAACCCTCACCCCCGTGCAAACCGCTGTGGGTGACCCTGCTCTGGCGGAGAAAGACCTTCTGGTATCGGCGCAGACCGGCTCGGGGAAAACCGTGGCCTTCGGTCTGGCGATGTCGGCGCAGCTTCTGGCCGAGGGTGTGCCTACCCGCGCCGATGTGCCGCGTGCCATCGTGATCGCGCCGACGCGCGAGCTGGCGCTGCAGGTGAAACGCGAATTCGAATGGCTCTATGGCGCCGCTGGCATGATCATCGCAGGCGCGGTTGGCGGTATGGACCCGCGCAACGAACGCCGTGCGCTGGAACGCGGGGCGCATATCGTCGTGGGGACGCCGGGCCGTATTTGCGACCACATCCGCCGTGGTGCGCTGGACCTGTCGGAGCTGCAGGTTGCGGTTCTGGACGAGGCCGACGAGATGCTGGATCTGGGCTTCCGCGAGGATCTGGAATTCATTCTGAACGAAGCCCCCGAAGAGCGTCGCACGCTGATGTTCTCGGCCACGGTTTCGCCCGAGATCGAGCGTCTGGCTGGCACCTTCCAGAAGGATGCGCAGCGGATCTCGACCATCGATCGCAAGGCACAGCACAGCGATATCGAGTATCGCGCGCTGGTCGTGGACCGTTCGGATCGCGAGAACGCCATCATCAACCTGCTGCGCTTCTACGAGGCCCGCAACGCGATTGTCTTCTGTGGCACCCGCGCGATGGTGACCCATCTGACGACCAAGCTGCTGAACCGTGGCTTTGCCGTGGTGGCTCTGTCGGGCGAGCTCAGCCAGGAAGAACGTTCGCGCGCGCTGCAGATGATGCGCGATGGCCGTGCCCGCGTCTGTATCGCCACCGATGTGGCCGCACGCGGGATCGACCTTCCGGGTCTGGAACTGGTGATCCATGCCGATCTGCCGCAGAACAAAGAGGCGCTTCTGCACCGGTCTGGCCGGACGGGGCGTGCGGGCTCCAAGGGTGTGTCCGCTCTGGTCGTGCCGATCAACATCAAGGCCAAGGCCGAGCGCCTGTTGAAATTCGCCAACCTCACCGCAGACTGGGCACCCGCGCCCTCGGCCGAGGAAGTGCTGGAGCGGGATCGTGTGCGGATGCTGGAACAGCCGTCGCTGGTCGAGCCCATTCAGGACGACGAGAAAGAGGCGGTTCAGGCGCTGCTCAAACGGTTCGACGCAACCGAACTGGCCGCAGCCGTGGCGCGTGCCTTCATTGCGGGGCGTTCCGCGCCGGAAGATATCACCCCGATCAGCGTGGACGGGCCGAAACCGCGTGCGAAGGTCGAGTTCGAGCGCTCGACCTGGATGCGCCTGTCGATGGGCCGTGACAGCGGCACCGATCCGAAATGGCTCTTGCCGATGCTTTGCCGCGCGGGCGATCTGACCCGCCGTGACATCGGTGCGATCCGTATCATGAACGACCATACCTTCGTGCAGATCCATGCTGATGCGGCCGACCGCTTCCTGCAATCTGTCGGCCCCGAGCGGTCGCTGGAGGATAAATGCGGTGTGGATGTGCTGGACAAAGCCCCCGAGGGTCTTGACCGCCCGAACCCGCGCCCCGCGAAATGGGACCGCAAGCCGGGCGGCCCGCGCCGTGATTTTGGGGACCGTGGTGATCGTGGCGACCGCGAGTTCAAGAAGCCGCATCGCAAGGGTGGTTCTGACGATGGCGCGCCGCGCAAGTCGTGGAAAAGCCGCGACGAAGCGGGCGAAGGGAAAGCGGGCAAGTTCAGCAAGCCCGCCGGCAAGTCCTTCAAAGACAAGCCGAACCCCAAGGATAAGGGCAAGCCGAAAGCCAAATACGGCAAGCCTGGCAAGAAGTAA
- the hrpB gene encoding ATP-dependent helicase HrpB has protein sequence MTRLPIDTVLPELQQAIAREGRAVLMAPPGAGKTTRVPLALMDQVEGRILMLEPRRLAARAAAERMADTLGETVGQTVGYRIRGEAKVSKTTRIEVVTEGILTRMIQSDPELSGVGCVIFDEFHERSLNADLGLALVWEVRGALRDDLAVVVMSATLDAGPVAAMLEDAPVVVSEGRAFPVETRWLDRPVDRTMRFEPALAGLIEQAAAETTGSILAFLPGEGEIRRVEGLLAGRLPSDVTIRPLFGAMEFAAQRAAIEPAKTGRKLVLATSIAETSLTIQDVRVVIDGGRARRMRFDAGSGMARLVTEPVSRAEAEQRRGRAGRVAEGICYRLWTKGAEGALPAFPPAEIEVADLSGLALELAQWGSDGSDLAFLTPPPAPALAEARSLLEGLGALEGISLTPHGQALARLPLHPRLGHMLLKAGQGAADLAALLAERDPLRGAPADLTLRLKAVRDPKGFAADHPWQPHRGTVERIRQEARRLAKMVDHSTALEPAEMAALAYPDRVGLRRSGDQPRYVLSGGKGVQVADGDPLGSARLIVATDTNGDPREAMLRQGTQISEAQIRGLFSEKIQWVDLCEWSRREGRVVARKQERFGALVLDDRIWKDAPREAIARGALDGIRQIGLPFTDAARRFQARVQLLHQEGAELPAFDDASLMERAEDWLLPYLGGKRTETDLRKMDITDALRGRLDWEQLQLVDRLAPAHFETPLGRRVPIDYGGEHPGIEIRLQEMFGVTAHPSIGPKRLPLRVTLLSPGHKPIQVTLDIPGFWDGSYADVRKDMRGRYPKHPWPENPREADPTLRAKPRN, from the coding sequence GTGACCCGCCTGCCGATAGACACCGTCCTGCCCGAGCTGCAACAGGCCATCGCCCGCGAGGGTCGCGCCGTCCTGATGGCGCCGCCCGGGGCGGGCAAAACCACGCGGGTTCCTCTGGCGCTGATGGATCAGGTCGAGGGCCGCATCCTGATGCTTGAACCCCGCCGTCTGGCCGCCCGCGCCGCCGCCGAGCGCATGGCCGACACTTTGGGCGAAACGGTAGGCCAGACCGTGGGCTACCGCATCCGTGGCGAGGCGAAGGTGTCGAAGACCACCCGTATCGAGGTGGTCACCGAGGGCATCCTGACCCGCATGATCCAATCCGACCCCGAGCTTTCGGGCGTGGGCTGTGTGATCTTTGACGAATTCCATGAACGCTCACTGAATGCCGATCTGGGGCTGGCCCTGGTTTGGGAGGTGCGCGGCGCGCTGCGCGACGATCTGGCGGTGGTGGTGATGTCGGCCACGCTGGACGCGGGTCCGGTGGCAGCCATGCTGGAGGATGCGCCGGTGGTGGTGTCGGAAGGCCGCGCCTTTCCGGTAGAAACCCGCTGGCTGGACCGCCCCGTAGACCGGACGATGCGCTTTGAACCTGCGCTTGCGGGGCTGATTGAACAGGCCGCCGCCGAGACCACAGGCAGTATCCTTGCCTTCCTTCCGGGAGAAGGCGAAATCCGCCGTGTCGAGGGTCTGCTGGCAGGCCGTCTCCCCTCCGATGTGACCATCCGCCCGCTCTTTGGCGCAATGGAATTTGCCGCGCAACGTGCCGCGATCGAACCTGCCAAGACGGGGCGTAAACTGGTGCTGGCGACCTCGATTGCCGAGACCTCGCTGACCATTCAGGACGTGCGCGTGGTGATCGACGGGGGCCGCGCCCGCCGGATGCGCTTTGACGCGGGTTCGGGCATGGCGCGTCTGGTGACCGAACCCGTCAGCCGCGCCGAGGCCGAACAGCGTCGGGGCCGTGCGGGCCGCGTGGCCGAGGGCATCTGCTACCGCCTCTGGACCAAAGGTGCCGAAGGGGCGCTGCCCGCCTTCCCCCCTGCCGAAATCGAGGTGGCCGATCTGTCGGGCCTTGCGCTGGAGCTGGCGCAATGGGGGTCTGACGGCAGCGATCTGGCCTTTCTGACGCCGCCTCCCGCGCCTGCGCTGGCCGAGGCGCGGAGCCTGCTGGAAGGTCTGGGCGCGCTGGAGGGCATCAGCCTGACGCCCCACGGGCAGGCTTTAGCCCGCCTGCCGCTACATCCGCGCCTTGGCCATATGCTGCTGAAGGCGGGCCAAGGTGCCGCCGATCTGGCCGCGCTTCTGGCCGAACGTGACCCTCTGCGCGGGGCGCCTGCCGATCTGACCCTGCGCCTGAAGGCGGTGCGCGACCCGAAGGGCTTTGCCGCCGATCATCCTTGGCAGCCCCATCGCGGCACGGTGGAACGTATCCGCCAAGAGGCCCGCCGTCTGGCGAAGATGGTCGATCATAGCACAGCACTAGAGCCCGCCGAGATGGCAGCGCTTGCCTATCCCGACCGCGTGGGGCTACGCCGTTCTGGCGATCAGCCGCGCTATGTGCTGTCGGGGGGCAAAGGGGTGCAGGTGGCCGATGGCGACCCGCTTGGCTCGGCCCGCCTGATCGTTGCCACCGATACCAATGGCGACCCGCGCGAGGCCATGCTGCGCCAAGGCACCCAGATTTCCGAGGCACAGATCCGCGGGCTGTTTAGCGAGAAGATCCAATGGGTTGATCTTTGCGAATGGTCGCGCCGCGAGGGCCGTGTGGTCGCCCGCAAGCAGGAGCGTTTCGGCGCTTTGGTGCTGGATGACCGGATCTGGAAAGACGCCCCGCGCGAGGCGATTGCCCGTGGGGCGCTGGACGGTATCCGCCAGATCGGCCTGCCCTTCACCGATGCCGCGCGGCGCTTTCAGGCGCGTGTGCAACTGCTGCACCAAGAGGGCGCAGAGCTTCCCGCCTTTGACGACGCTTCCCTGATGGAACGCGCCGAGGACTGGCTTCTGCCCTATCTGGGTGGCAAGCGGACCGAAACCGACCTGCGCAAGATGGATATCACCGACGCCCTGCGCGGCCGTCTTGATTGGGAACAGCTACAACTGGTCGACCGCCTTGCGCCCGCGCATTTCGAGACGCCTCTTGGGCGGCGCGTGCCCATCGACTATGGCGGCGAACATCCCGGCATCGAGATCCGCCTGCAGGAGATGTTCGGCGTGACGGCCCATCCCAGCATCGGCCCCAAACGCCTGCCGCTGCGGGTGACGCTTCTATCGCCCGGCCATAAGCCGATACAGGTGACGCTGGATATTCCGGGCTTCTGGGACGGGTCCTATGCGGATGTGCGCAAGGATATGCGCGGGCGCTACCCCAAACACCCTTGGCCCGAAAACCCGCGCGAGGCCGACCCGACGCTGCGTGCCAAACCCCGAAACTGA
- a CDS encoding DUF3108 domain-containing protein, whose protein sequence is MRSRIARKIGLATTLALLAFGQMARADQSDQIVFDVQLKGLKAGELLINGKVENNGYGANGTLQTSGLLGFLRKLRYDATTSGHITGSRFTPTRYVEKADTPDRDRVSTMVYNRGTPISVSQEPPRKPRSTDLDPTRQHGTVDPLTALYSVLRSVTPDEACNRSEQIFDGTRRSQVTLNAPQKQGNTVVCTGEYRRLAGFSKSDMAKKSVFPFTLTYSPTGNGRLEVTEITTDTIYGEGRLKRR, encoded by the coding sequence ATGAGATCACGGATTGCGCGCAAAATCGGCCTCGCCACAACACTGGCCCTGCTGGCCTTCGGGCAGATGGCACGGGCCGACCAGAGCGACCAGATCGTGTTCGATGTGCAGCTCAAGGGGCTGAAAGCGGGCGAATTGCTGATCAATGGCAAGGTCGAGAATAACGGCTACGGGGCCAATGGCACATTGCAGACCTCGGGCCTGCTGGGGTTCCTGCGCAAGCTGCGCTATGATGCCACCACCAGCGGACATATCACCGGCAGCCGCTTCACCCCGACCCGCTATGTCGAAAAAGCCGACACCCCCGACCGCGACCGCGTCTCCACGATGGTCTATAACCGCGGCACGCCGATTTCGGTCAGTCAGGAGCCGCCGCGCAAGCCCCGCAGCACCGATCTGGACCCGACCCGGCAGCATGGCACGGTTGATCCGCTGACCGCGCTTTATTCGGTGCTGCGCTCGGTGACCCCCGATGAGGCCTGCAACCGCTCCGAGCAGATCTTTGATGGCACCCGCCGCAGTCAGGTCACGCTGAATGCGCCGCAAAAGCAGGGCAATACCGTGGTCTGCACCGGCGAATACCGCCGCCTTGCGGGGTTCTCGAAATCGGACATGGCCAAGAAATCCGTCTTCCCCTTCACGCTGACCTATAGCCCGACGGGCAACGGGCGGCTGGAAGTGACCGAGATCACCACCGACACGATCTATGGCGAAGGCCGTCTGAAACGGCGCTGA
- the meaB gene encoding methylmalonyl Co-A mutase-associated GTPase MeaB has protein sequence MRNTAEDLAQGILAGDRRALARGITLIESNRADHRAEALRLLDMLAGQGAALRVGLSGTPGVGKSTFIESFGLMLTGQGKKVAVLAVDPSSARSGGSILGDKTRMEQLSRDPNAFIRPSPSQAHLGGVARRTREAILLCEAAGFDLILIETVGVGQSETLVADMVDLFVLLMAPAGGDELQGVKRGIMEMADILLVNKADGDLKMTAMRTVADYAGALRLLRKRPQDPEGFPKAMAVSALEEAGLEKAWDEICALAQWRKEEGFFASRRAEQARHWFEAEVREGLLARLRTDPEIRAKMAGLGDQVAQGRTAPAVAAASMLDLLG, from the coding sequence ATGCGCAATACCGCCGAGGATCTGGCTCAGGGAATTCTTGCGGGTGACAGGCGCGCTTTGGCGCGTGGCATTACCTTGATCGAATCGAACCGTGCCGACCATCGGGCCGAGGCCTTGCGGCTGCTGGATATGCTGGCCGGTCAGGGCGCCGCGCTGCGGGTCGGGCTTTCGGGCACGCCCGGTGTGGGCAAATCGACCTTTATCGAGAGCTTCGGTCTGATGCTGACAGGGCAGGGCAAGAAGGTGGCCGTGCTGGCGGTGGACCCGTCTTCGGCGCGTTCGGGCGGGTCGATCCTTGGCGACAAGACGCGGATGGAGCAGCTCTCGCGCGACCCCAACGCCTTTATCCGCCCCTCGCCGTCGCAGGCGCATCTGGGGGGCGTGGCGCGGCGCACCCGCGAGGCGATCCTGCTGTGCGAGGCGGCGGGCTTCGACCTGATCCTGATCGAGACGGTCGGGGTGGGGCAGTCCGAGACGCTGGTGGCCGATATGGTCGATCTTTTCGTGCTGCTGATGGCCCCTGCGGGGGGCGATGAATTGCAGGGCGTCAAACGCGGCATCATGGAGATGGCCGACATCCTCTTGGTGAATAAGGCGGATGGGGACCTGAAGATGACGGCAATGCGCACGGTGGCCGATTATGCCGGTGCGCTGCGGCTTTTGCGCAAGCGCCCGCAAGATCCCGAAGGCTTTCCCAAGGCGATGGCGGTTTCCGCGCTGGAAGAGGCGGGGCTGGAAAAAGCATGGGACGAGATCTGCGCCTTGGCGCAGTGGCGCAAGGAGGAGGGGTTCTTTGCCAGCCGCCGCGCCGAGCAGGCCCGCCACTGGTTCGAGGCCGAGGTGCGTGAGGGGTTGCTTGCCCGCCTTCGCACCGACCCCGAGATCCGTGCGAAGATGGCCGGATTGGGGGATCAGGTCGCGCAGGGCCGGACCGCGCCTGCGGTGGCGGCCGCCAGTATGCTGGACCTGCTGGGCTGA
- a CDS encoding copper chaperone PCu(A)C — MIRSMLLAATATLAFGLPAFADGILIHDAYMRVSSPVAKSGAAFMTIENQSDTADQLVAAHSDIADRTELHTHKEAADGMMQMLAVPEGFAIPAQGTHALARGGDHIMFMGLKAPLKEGDHVQVVLDFKNADPVTVDMQVTMGEAGMDHSAMHGQSAMQGQNAMLGMSHSGMNHMSQGN, encoded by the coding sequence ATGATCCGCTCTATGCTTCTGGCCGCCACGGCCACCCTTGCCTTTGGCCTGCCCGCTTTTGCTGATGGCATCCTTATCCATGACGCCTATATGCGCGTCTCTTCCCCCGTCGCCAAATCCGGCGCGGCCTTCATGACCATCGAGAACCAGTCCGACACCGCCGACCAGCTTGTTGCGGCGCATTCCGACATTGCCGACCGGACCGAGCTACATACCCATAAGGAAGCCGCCGACGGCATGATGCAGATGCTGGCCGTGCCGGAAGGATTCGCCATTCCGGCGCAGGGCACGCATGCGCTGGCCCGCGGGGGCGACCATATCATGTTCATGGGATTGAAAGCCCCGCTGAAAGAGGGCGATCATGTGCAGGTCGTGCTCGATTTCAAAAACGCCGATCCCGTCACGGTCGATATGCAAGTCACGATGGGCGAAGCCGGTATGGATCATAGCGCGATGCATGGTCAGAGCGCCATGCAGGGCCAGAACGCTATGCTGGGAATGTCGCATAGCGGCATGAACCATATGTCTCAGGGCAACTGA
- the rpmB gene encoding 50S ribosomal protein L28, whose product MSRVCELTGKGPMTGNTVSHANNKSRRRFLPNLNDVSLISETLGQSFKLRVSAHGLRSVDHRGGLDAFLAKAKDADLSVNALKIKKAIVKAQAAA is encoded by the coding sequence ATGTCGCGCGTTTGCGAACTAACCGGCAAAGGCCCGATGACGGGCAACACTGTAAGCCACGCGAACAACAAGTCGCGTCGCCGCTTCCTGCCGAACCTCAATGATGTAAGCCTGATCTCCGAGACCCTCGGTCAGTCGTTCAAGCTGCGCGTCTCGGCTCATGGCCTGCGCTCGGTCGACCACCGTGGCGGTCTGGATGCGTTCCTTGCCAAAGCAAAAGACGCAGACCTGTCGGTCAACGCTCTGAAAATCAAAAAGGCCATCGTCAAGGCACAGGCAGCAGCCTGA